The Clostridiales bacterium genome segment AGGTCATAGGAGAGAGTGCGATTTAAGTTTTGAAGAATTAAGATTTAGGACTCTAGATTTAAGAAAAATTTGATTGATTTACTTTGAATTGGGGATACTATATATCAATTTTATGTAAAAAGGAAATTGATATTATGAGAAGAAAAAGTCTAGTGGTGCTTGTGGTATTGATATTGTTGGTTTTAGTGGGGTTGTTCTTGATGAACAATAGGGCTAAAGTTATGAACATTTGTATACCATTTATAATTGGGATAACTATAATGTATTTAATAAAGCCTGTATTAGTGAAACTAAAGAAAATAAAGATTCCCAGTAAATATGGGATACTTAGTATATATGCAATGTTTTTGGTGGTACTTGTATGTTTAGTAGTTTTTGTATTGCCTAGGTTTGCAGACAATACAAAAGAGTTGATAATAAAAATGCCTGAGATAACAACAGGATATCAGTCTAAGTTTTATAAATTTATTAATGGGTTAAAGATAGATGCATGGCCTAAAGAAATAAAGGATTTGGCGGTAGATAAAATACGAATAGAGTCTAAAAATGTACAAGAATTTTTGATTAATGCACTAAAGAATATATTAAAATCTATCCTTAGGATTATGACGAAATTTTTTGATTTAGTATTAGGTATGATTATAGCATATTATCTTATAGTAGATGAGAAAGTATTTAAAAATATGATTCTGATGTTGGTACCTAAAAGATATCGAAATGATGTTAGAATTGTAGGAAGGAATATAAGTAATATAGTAGCAAGTTTTGTTAGAGGACAATTGCTAACGGCAGTTATAATAGGTGTGTTGATAACAATAGGGTTGCTTGTATTAAAAATAGATTATGCACTGCCGTTGGGGTTAATAGCTGGTATATCTAATATAATACCATATTTTGGTCCAATAATTGGTGCAATACCTTCGGTATTAGTAGCGTTGTTGGTGTCTCCGGTCAAAGTGATGTGGGTTTTAGCGCTTATGATTTTTATACAACAAATAGATAATATAGTTATATCGCCTAAGGTTATAGAAGATAAATTGGGTTTACATCCAGTGACGACAATATTATCTGTATTAGTGGGAGGAGAATTTTTCGGAGTTTTTGGTATGTTGTTTGGAGTTTTAGTTGTAGCAATATTAAAAGTTATTTGTAAC includes the following:
- a CDS encoding AI-2E family transporter, giving the protein MRRKSLVVLVVLILLVLVGLFLMNNRAKVMNICIPFIIGITIMYLIKPVLVKLKKIKIPSKYGILSIYAMFLVVLVCLVVFVLPRFADNTKELIIKMPEITTGYQSKFYKFINGLKIDAWPKEIKDLAVDKIRIESKNVQEFLINALKNILKSILRIMTKFFDLVLGMIIAYYLIVDEKVFKNMILMLVPKRYRNDVRIVGRNISNIVASFVRGQLLTAVIIGVLITIGLLVLKIDYALPLGLIAGISNIIPYFGPIIGAIPSVLVALLVSPVKVMWVLALMIFIQQIDNIVISPKVIEDKLGLHPVTTILSVLVGGEFFGVFGMLFGVLVVAILKVICNRVVEKIV